The nucleotide window TGGGTCAAGTCACTGCGCCGGCAGACCGGGCAGGACCGCGTCGACGGCTCCCCGTGGTGGCGGGCAGCGCGCAGCAGGTAGGGGTCCGGGTCGCAGAAGTCCGAGCGCAACGCCCCGCCGGAGAACAGTTCCGTCAGTGCGGCACGCCGGGCCAGCGCGTAGTCGATGACGGCGCGCGGTGCCGTCGGGTCGGCAACCGGCTCGGCGGGCTTGAGCTCGGCGTCCGGGTGCCGCGAGGCACGCGTCCCTGACTCCCCGCGAACCCGGGAGCCGCGGGGAGCGCTCGACCGAGGCGCTGCCACCGGACGAGGGTACGCATCCAGCACCGGCCTCGCTCGGCGTGAGAGAGCTCCTGCCCCCCGGCTGACGCCGTTCGTGAGCCGGCTCACAGCCGGCGTCCGGAGCGTCGTTTGCCGTGCGTTCACCGCGTGTCCTATCGTCGCGATGTATCGGTTCGATACATCGCGAGGAGGACCCATGGCGCGGCGCGGGGAGGTCCTCGAGTTCGCGATCCTGGGTCTCCTGCAGGAGTCGCCGCTGCACGGCTACGAGCTGCGCAAGCGGGTCAACGTCGTGCTGGGACCGCTGCGCGCGATCTCGTACGGCTCGCTGTATCCGGCGCTGAAGGCGCTGACCGCGCGCGGTCTCATCGCCGAGGACACCGAAACCGGCGAGGGCGCGCCAGCGCTGTCGGGCAAGCGGGCCCGCATCGTGTACCTGCTGACCGCCGACGGCAAGGAACACCTGAGCGAGCTGCTGGACGACTCCGGGCCGCAAGCCTGGGAGGACGAGCACTTCGACGTCCATCTGGCGTTCTTCTCCCGCACCGCGGCGGACGTCCGGCTGCGGATCCTGCAGGGCCGTCGTACCCGGCTGGAGGAGCGCCTGGTGCCGTTGCGGCAGGCCCTCGGCCGCGGCCGCGAACGGCTGGACACCTACACGTTGCAGCTGCAACAGCACGGCCTGGAGGGGGTCGAGCGCGAGGTGCGCTGGCTCACCGAACTGATCGAGCACGAGCGGCGCGACGCCGAACGCCGCTGACCGACGCGGCAGCGGCTCGAGCCGCTGCCGCCCCACTGATGATCCCGACCCGCCTGTATGCACAACGCACCGCCGACCGGCACGGCCGCGGCAGAGAGTAGGACCACGATGGGTTCCGTACGCGTCGCGATCGTGGGCGTGGGCAACTGCGCCGCGTCCCTGGTCCAGGGAGTCGAGTACTACAAGGACGCCTCCGCCCACGAGCGGGTGCCGGGGCTCATGCACGTGCAGTTCGGCGACTACCACGTGCGCGACGTGCAGTTCGTCGCGGCGTTCGACGTCGACGCCAAGAAGGTCGGCCAGGACCTCGCGCACGCGATCGGGGCGAGCGAGAACAACACGATCCGGATCTGCGACGTGCCGCCGACCGGCGTGACGGTCGCCCGCGGCCACACCCTCGACGGGCTGGGCCTGTACTACCGGGAGACCATCGAGGAGAGCACCGAGCCGCCGGTCGACGTGGTCGCGGCGCTGCGGGAGGCGCAGGCCGACGTCCTGGTCTGCTACCTGCCCGTCGGGTCCGAGGACGCCGCCCGGTTCTACGCGCAGTGCGCCCTGGACGCCGGGGTCGCCTTCGTCAACGCGCTGCCCGTCTTCATCGCCGGTACTCCGGAGTGGGCGCAGAAGTTCACCGACGCCCGGCTGCCGATCGTCGGCGACGACATCAAGTCGCAGGTGGGCGCCACGATCACCCACCGCGTGCTCGCCCGCCTGTTCGAGGAGCGCGGCGTGGTCCTGGAGCGCACGATGCAGCTCAACGTCGGCGGCAACATGGACTTCAAGAACATGCTCGAGCGCGACCGGCTGGAGTCGAAGAAGATCTCCAAGACGCAGGCGGTCACGTCGCAGGTCGACCGCGACCTGGGCAAGCGCAACGTGCACATCGGACCCAGCGACTACGTCGCGTGGCTCGACGACCGCAAGTGGGCCTACGTCCGGCTGGAGGGCCGGGCGTTCGGCGACGTCCCGCTGAACCTCGAATACAAGCTCGAGGTGTGGGACTCGCCGAACTCCGCCGGCGTCATCATCGACGCGGTCCGGGCCGCCAAGATCGGCCTGGACCGTGGCATCGGCGGCCCCCTGCTGTCCGCTTCGTCGTACTTCATGAAGTCCCCGCCCGAGCAGTACAGCGACGAGGCGGCCCGGCAGGCCGTCGAGGCGTTCATCGCCGGAACGGTCGAGCGCTGAGCGAGCGGAGCGAGTGAAGCCTCGACCGTGGCTGAGCGAGCGGAGCGAGTGAAGCCTCGACCGTGACCCATG belongs to Actinomycetota bacterium and includes:
- a CDS encoding PadR family transcriptional regulator, with protein sequence MARRGEVLEFAILGLLQESPLHGYELRKRVNVVLGPLRAISYGSLYPALKALTARGLIAEDTETGEGAPALSGKRARIVYLLTADGKEHLSELLDDSGPQAWEDEHFDVHLAFFSRTAADVRLRILQGRRTRLEERLVPLRQALGRGRERLDTYTLQLQQHGLEGVEREVRWLTELIEHERRDAERR
- a CDS encoding inositol-3-phosphate synthase, translated to MGSVRVAIVGVGNCAASLVQGVEYYKDASAHERVPGLMHVQFGDYHVRDVQFVAAFDVDAKKVGQDLAHAIGASENNTIRICDVPPTGVTVARGHTLDGLGLYYRETIEESTEPPVDVVAALREAQADVLVCYLPVGSEDAARFYAQCALDAGVAFVNALPVFIAGTPEWAQKFTDARLPIVGDDIKSQVGATITHRVLARLFEERGVVLERTMQLNVGGNMDFKNMLERDRLESKKISKTQAVTSQVDRDLGKRNVHIGPSDYVAWLDDRKWAYVRLEGRAFGDVPLNLEYKLEVWDSPNSAGVIIDAVRAAKIGLDRGIGGPLLSASSYFMKSPPEQYSDEAARQAVEAFIAGTVER